A window from Kovacikia minuta CCNUW1 encodes these proteins:
- the cynS gene encoding cyanase, giving the protein MSVQGIPVITAKLLEAKKAKGLTFGDLEKAIGRDEVWIAAVFYRQASASEDEATKLLDALGLSSGLIPELTAFPAKGLGPVVPTDPLIYRFYEIIQVYGMPIKDVIHEKFGDGIMSAIDFTLDIEKEEDPKGDRVKVVMNGKFLSYKKW; this is encoded by the coding sequence ATGTCGGTTCAAGGCATTCCAGTCATTACGGCAAAGCTACTAGAGGCAAAAAAAGCAAAGGGATTGACCTTTGGTGATTTGGAGAAAGCAATCGGACGGGATGAAGTCTGGATTGCTGCTGTATTCTATCGTCAGGCAAGCGCATCTGAAGATGAAGCGACGAAACTCCTCGATGCTCTGGGCCTAAGCTCTGGCTTAATCCCAGAATTAACAGCCTTTCCGGCAAAAGGTTTGGGACCAGTTGTTCCCACCGATCCGCTGATTTATCGGTTCTACGAAATTATTCAGGTGTACGGGATGCCAATTAAAGACGTGATCCATGAAAAATTTGGAGATGGCATCATGAGTGCGATCGATTTCACCTTAGACATTGAGAAGGAAGAAGACCCCAAGGGAGACCGGGTCAAAGTGGTTATGAATGGCAAATTTTTGTCCTATAAAAAGTGGTAG
- a CDS encoding cation diffusion facilitator family transporter yields the protein MHQHIGDGHHSHSHETLIDPQTKRNQLATALLLIGGFAVAELGMGLFSHSLALIAESGHMASDSLALILALLASWLGQSSQSQSPTNHRLETTAALINGIGLTAIALWIGWESIDRLHSPATDIASLPMLLTAVIGVIVNGVNVAVLHRGSDHDLNLKGAFLHVLADLISSIGVILAAISIATLHWLWADGAVSLLVAILILLSAIPLIIESVKSLLNRA from the coding sequence ATGCACCAGCATATTGGCGATGGTCATCACAGCCATTCCCACGAAACCCTGATCGATCCCCAAACCAAACGCAATCAATTGGCGACCGCCCTCCTGTTGATTGGGGGCTTTGCTGTTGCAGAGTTGGGAATGGGGCTGTTCAGCCATAGTTTGGCGCTCATTGCAGAGTCCGGTCATATGGCATCGGACAGTTTGGCATTGATTCTGGCACTGCTGGCCAGTTGGCTGGGGCAATCCTCCCAATCACAAAGCCCAACCAATCACCGTCTGGAAACGACCGCAGCGTTAATTAACGGCATCGGCCTAACGGCGATCGCCCTCTGGATAGGGTGGGAATCAATCGATCGCCTGCACTCTCCTGCGACTGACATTGCCAGTCTGCCCATGCTCTTGACTGCTGTCATTGGCGTCATTGTCAATGGTGTCAATGTTGCTGTGCTGCACCGGGGTAGCGATCATGACTTGAACCTGAAAGGTGCCTTTCTGCACGTCCTGGCAGACCTGATTAGCTCTATTGGAGTAATTTTGGCAGCGATCTCCATTGCCACCCTACACTGGCTCTGGGCAGACGGAGCCGTCAGCCTGCTGGTCGCCATTCTCATCCTCCTCAGTGCAATTCCCCTAATCATAGAAAGCGTGAAAAGCTTGTTGAATAGGGCGTAG
- a CDS encoding adenylate/guanylate cyclase domain-containing protein: MEKDVLASELKGQRTLATVVFTDCVGFSARMSVDEDHTLDLIRRDLKLMKQLCENYEGRVLKSTGDGLLMCFISAVKAVEYAIEVQRNLTEKASKLAPHDALKHRIGIHLADIFINETDVMGNGVNIAARLQTLADPGGICISQTVYDVVKAGLNVGTRYLGPRELKNIREIVPVYKILLAPDVELSDAYVSVVRNLEQNKNLARIKKLLFYSCKSTWENSQSVVDSFPLEALLHELLEVASTPDRLKSFLDSAVKTLSKPAEYTLVANDIMQEVSRLYDAQQQSVVSGQAKPPISADLTVANQNPPHRATFLSPYELIAQELEQTENSLRTKKLAFYICKKRWENDPNSLSKVSLVNLVVELHQLAPTLEQLITITNEFVQTLSTTSRICGGRQWVDQQASEVVRQF, from the coding sequence ATGGAAAAAGATGTGCTGGCATCAGAATTGAAAGGACAACGGACACTGGCAACCGTGGTATTTACCGATTGTGTCGGGTTCAGTGCCAGAATGTCGGTAGATGAGGATCACACCCTGGATTTGATCCGGCGAGACCTCAAATTGATGAAGCAATTGTGCGAGAACTATGAAGGGCGAGTTCTCAAATCCACTGGGGACGGGTTATTAATGTGCTTCATCAGCGCAGTCAAAGCGGTTGAGTATGCGATCGAGGTGCAAAGAAACCTGACTGAAAAAGCTAGTAAATTAGCGCCCCACGATGCGCTTAAACATCGAATCGGCATCCACCTGGCAGATATTTTTATTAATGAAACTGATGTTATGGGAAACGGGGTCAACATTGCCGCCCGTTTACAAACGCTGGCAGACCCCGGAGGTATCTGCATTTCTCAAACTGTTTATGATGTCGTCAAAGCGGGGCTAAATGTAGGAACCCGTTATCTCGGTCCCCGAGAACTCAAAAACATTCGGGAAATCGTCCCTGTCTACAAAATTCTACTTGCTCCTGACGTTGAACTCTCGGATGCATACGTTAGTGTTGTCCGCAACTTAGAGCAAAATAAAAACCTCGCCCGGATTAAAAAACTCCTCTTTTATTCTTGCAAAAGTACCTGGGAAAACAGCCAGAGTGTCGTCGATTCATTCCCTCTGGAAGCCTTGCTGCATGAACTGCTAGAAGTTGCCTCAACGCCCGATCGCCTGAAGTCTTTTTTGGATTCGGCTGTAAAAACTTTGAGCAAACCAGCCGAATACACTCTGGTTGCCAACGACATTATGCAGGAGGTGAGCAGGCTTTACGACGCCCAGCAGCAATCCGTTGTTTCTGGACAGGCTAAACCACCGATTTCTGCTGATCTCACAGTTGCAAATCAGAATCCCCCCCATCGGGCTACCTTTCTTTCACCCTATGAGCTGATTGCACAAGAGCTTGAGCAAACAGAAAATTCTTTGCGTACCAAGAAACTGGCTTTTTATATTTGCAAAAAACGTTGGGAGAATGACCCGAATTCCTTAAGCAAAGTCTCACTGGTGAACCTGGTGGTGGAACTACACCAACTAGCGCCGACCCTGGAACAGCTAATTACAATCACCAATGAATTTGTTCAGACTTTAAGCACAACAAGCCGAATATGTGGTGGTCGCCAATGGGTTGATCAGCAAGCTTCAGAGGTTGTACGTCAGTTCTAA
- a CDS encoding pentapeptide repeat-containing protein, translated as MNAVELLQRYGAGEINFQGENLSGADLSGADLIGANLMGADLRGTKLGFAYLNRVNLSKANLTGAKLSGANLSQADLLNANLRDTDLHGAILYGADLRGADITLAVLLDANLISADLRSVNLSGANLRGACLRGANLRYEKRCYEGANLRGADLRKADLRGANLSGADLTKADLRWANLTEANFREVNLTAANLTGAILKGTFLTDSVMAEANLGRAILVDARLERANLNEATLIGIDLSGANLTGAILSKVKLSQATLKRARLNRADLSRADLRQSDLTEATLIEAYLGRADLRDANLTEANFVKAELSSANMTGAELQGATMPDGSTHD; from the coding sequence ATGAATGCAGTGGAGCTACTACAGCGTTATGGAGCAGGAGAAATCAACTTTCAGGGTGAAAACCTGAGTGGCGCTGATTTGAGTGGTGCCGATCTGATTGGTGCAAACTTAATGGGTGCAGATTTAAGGGGCACAAAGCTGGGCTTTGCCTATTTGAACCGGGTGAATCTGAGTAAAGCTAACCTGACGGGTGCAAAACTGAGTGGGGCAAACCTGAGTCAAGCAGATTTGCTCAACGCCAATTTGCGCGATACAGATTTACATGGTGCGATTCTATATGGGGCAGATCTGCGGGGGGCAGATATTACTCTGGCAGTGTTGCTGGACGCAAACCTGATCAGTGCGGATTTGAGAAGTGTCAACCTGAGTGGGGCCAATTTACGGGGTGCCTGCCTGCGGGGAGCAAACCTGCGCTACGAAAAGCGCTGTTATGAAGGAGCCAATTTGCGGGGGGCAGATCTGCGCAAGGCCGATCTGCGGGGGGCAAACTTGAGCGGGGCAGATTTGACGAAAGCCGATCTGCGGTGGGCAAATCTGACTGAAGCCAACTTTCGGGAAGTCAATTTGACGGCTGCAAATTTGACCGGAGCAATTTTGAAGGGCACTTTCCTGACTGATTCAGTAATGGCTGAGGCAAATTTGGGACGGGCAATTCTGGTAGACGCTCGATTAGAGAGGGCTAATTTAAATGAGGCAACGCTAATCGGCATAGATTTAAGCGGAGCAAATCTGACGGGTGCCATCTTGAGCAAGGTCAAGCTGTCCCAGGCAACCCTAAAACGGGCACGGTTGAACCGGGCGGATTTAAGTCGGGCAGATCTACGCCAATCTGATCTGACAGAAGCGACTTTGATCGAAGCGTACCTGGGGCGGGCGGATTTACGCGATGCTAATTTGACGGAGGCAAATTTTGTCAAGGCTGAGTTAAGTAGTGCCAACATGACCGGAGCAGAATTGCAGGGTGCAACGATGCCCGATGGTTCAACCCATGACTAA
- a CDS encoding Sll0314/Alr1548 family TPR repeat-containing protein, whose translation MTQRVRPTVASKPVLQQLSSFRISRYLIPGNSYPIGVRIAPVKTVGILGAAIVSLSLWASPSLAKDPFRTTNARPISDRTEAAFKAFFEQGDYKAAEVYVKQADPNEPMTSAMKASLAYIDWQSNKDPQLLEQFQTYAAQTRDSAKTLLTKDPLRGNLYLAVGHFLQAGYAILKDGTVKGTPQGLGEVQQAFKYLDAAEKQDPNDPELNLVKGYIELLMALNLPFSSPTEAINRLDKHAYPRYLADRGIALGYRDLNQQTQALAAVDRALKATPDNPEVLYLKAQILVRQGNNKDGIKYFEQALKSENQLPAGLVKQIKRERDRAERGLSNVGP comes from the coding sequence ATGACTCAACGAGTTCGCCCTACAGTTGCTTCAAAACCCGTGTTACAGCAACTTTCATCCTTCCGGATCTCTCGATACCTGATACCTGGCAATTCCTACCCAATAGGGGTAAGAATTGCCCCAGTAAAGACTGTAGGTATTCTGGGTGCAGCGATCGTGTCTCTTAGCCTCTGGGCGAGTCCTTCCCTGGCAAAAGATCCCTTTCGGACGACCAATGCTCGACCCATTAGCGATCGTACAGAAGCTGCTTTTAAGGCATTTTTTGAACAGGGAGATTACAAAGCAGCCGAAGTCTATGTAAAGCAAGCGGACCCCAATGAGCCAATGACCTCGGCAATGAAAGCTTCCCTGGCTTATATTGATTGGCAAAGTAATAAAGATCCCCAACTGTTGGAACAGTTCCAAACCTATGCTGCACAAACCCGCGACAGCGCAAAGACACTGCTGACAAAAGATCCCCTGCGCGGCAATTTATACCTGGCTGTGGGGCATTTTCTTCAGGCGGGCTATGCTATTCTCAAGGATGGCACGGTGAAAGGAACTCCCCAGGGTTTAGGGGAAGTGCAACAAGCCTTTAAATATTTGGATGCTGCCGAAAAGCAAGATCCCAATGATCCGGAGTTAAACCTGGTCAAGGGCTACATTGAGCTATTAATGGCGCTAAATTTGCCCTTTTCCAGTCCAACGGAAGCCATTAATCGCCTGGATAAGCATGCCTATCCCCGTTATCTGGCCGATCGCGGGATCGCCTTGGGCTACCGGGACTTGAACCAGCAAACCCAGGCACTTGCAGCCGTTGATCGAGCTTTAAAGGCAACCCCAGACAACCCAGAAGTGCTTTACCTTAAGGCTCAAATCCTGGTGCGGCAGGGCAATAACAAGGATGGGATCAAGTATTTTGAACAAGCCCTCAAGAGCGAAAACCAACTTCCTGCGGGTTTGGTGAAGCAAATTAAGCGGGAGCGAGATCGAGCCGAGAGAGGCTTGAGTAATGTAGGACCGTAA
- a CDS encoding DUF3531 family protein has protein sequence MHVQFREFDPFNIWIWIEFNTVPSEMEKQYIEEVFASWFFLGKLGGFNAENLQVQDVGLEVSYMNYDEDVAGNSMQALMHNMGDLEYEGIWARCWFDLGTSDAIALDILINALRQFSKDYVNLNQVIIGGENEDWPVAENRQRSSFASENEFN, from the coding sequence ATGCATGTACAGTTTCGGGAATTTGATCCTTTTAATATCTGGATCTGGATAGAGTTCAACACCGTCCCTTCGGAAATGGAGAAGCAATACATTGAGGAGGTATTTGCTTCCTGGTTTTTCCTGGGGAAATTGGGCGGATTTAATGCCGAGAACCTTCAGGTGCAGGATGTTGGACTGGAAGTTAGCTACATGAATTATGACGAAGATGTGGCTGGCAATAGTATGCAGGCGTTGATGCACAATATGGGCGACCTGGAATATGAAGGAATCTGGGCACGCTGCTGGTTTGATTTGGGCACCAGCGATGCGATCGCCCTCGACATCCTGATCAATGCCCTCCGTCAGTTCAGTAAGGATTACGTCAACCTGAATCAAGTCATCATCGGTGGTGAGAACGAAGACTGGCCTGTGGCAGAAAACAGGCAACGATCCAGTTTCGCGTCTGAAAACGAGTTCAATTAA
- a CDS encoding ribonuclease H-like domain-containing protein, which translates to MTLDNFQICDGDLSETLMNEYLQVEAIAVDTETMGLLPQRDRLCLVQLCDPLDRVTVVRIARGQTTAPNLKRLLEADDVLKVFHFARFDIATLQYNLSIHVLPLFCTKIASKLARTYSSKHGLKDLIQELEQVELDKSAQSSDWGNASNLSPEQLRYAANDVRYLLSACKKLTAMLQREERWELALQCFQSLPTLATLDLMQYQGVFEH; encoded by the coding sequence ATGACCCTGGACAATTTTCAAATTTGCGATGGTGACCTGTCAGAGACCTTAATGAACGAGTATTTGCAGGTGGAAGCGATCGCCGTGGACACGGAAACAATGGGGTTACTGCCTCAGCGCGATCGTCTATGTCTGGTGCAACTATGCGACCCCCTGGATCGGGTCACAGTGGTACGAATTGCGCGGGGGCAAACCACTGCCCCCAACCTGAAGCGCTTATTGGAAGCAGACGATGTATTGAAAGTGTTTCACTTTGCCCGGTTTGATATTGCCACCCTTCAATACAATCTCAGCATCCACGTCCTGCCCCTGTTTTGCACCAAAATTGCCAGCAAACTTGCCCGTACTTACTCCTCCAAGCATGGACTCAAGGATTTAATTCAGGAGTTGGAGCAGGTCGAACTCGATAAAAGCGCCCAAAGCTCAGATTGGGGCAATGCGAGTAATCTGTCTCCTGAACAGTTGCGTTATGCAGCGAATGATGTGCGCTACCTGTTAAGCGCCTGCAAAAAACTCACTGCCATGCTGCAACGGGAAGAGCGTTGGGAACTCGCTCTGCAATGCTTCCAATCTCTTCCAACCCTGGCAACATTAGATTTGATGCAATATCAGGGTGTGTTTGAGCATTAA
- a CDS encoding CAP domain-containing protein — protein MTPTLLKIALISAFTTTLACVPNATAQFPVAIPFQLNQASSQRTYQMTASLQTTEQAVHNQINQYRVSRGLPPLTLDSQINAQARAHSQAMASGRVPFSHNGFQQRVKTIARTIPYAGAAENVSYSKGYQDPATQAVKGWLKSPGHLKNIVGKYGLTGIGVAQNSKGEVYITQIFIRRKG, from the coding sequence ATGACTCCTACTCTCCTCAAAATTGCTTTAATTAGTGCTTTCACGACTACTTTGGCATGCGTACCCAATGCTACGGCTCAGTTTCCAGTTGCCATTCCATTTCAGTTAAACCAGGCTTCCAGCCAGCGAACCTATCAGATGACTGCCTCCCTTCAAACAACAGAACAGGCTGTCCATAATCAGATCAACCAGTACCGGGTAAGCCGTGGTTTACCACCATTAACCTTAGACTCCCAAATTAATGCCCAGGCGCGTGCCCATAGTCAGGCAATGGCAAGCGGGCGGGTTCCATTCAGCCATAATGGGTTTCAGCAGCGGGTAAAGACGATCGCCCGTACCATTCCCTATGCAGGTGCAGCTGAAAACGTTTCCTATAGTAAGGGCTATCAAGACCCCGCTACCCAGGCAGTCAAAGGGTGGTTAAAAAGCCCAGGGCATCTCAAAAACATTGTCGGGAAATATGGCTTGACCGGAATTGGTGTTGCCCAGAACTCGAAAGGAGAAGTCTACATTACTCAGATTTTTATTCGGCGGAAAGGCTGA
- the thrB gene encoding homoserine kinase: MGLTVTVSVPATTANLGPGFDCLGAALSLGNQFKFSPLPSGSENLRIRVSGLEAKRVKTDASNLVYQAFLKLYDRLNQIPPAVQIEIQLGVPLARGLGSSATAIVGGLVGANALADSPLTQDELMRMAIAIEGHPDNVVPALLGGCQLAATGTDTDWEICPIPWHESLIPIVAIPNFELPTQTARQVLPSSYSRADAIFNTAHLGLLLRGLETGKGNWLRAALQDRIHQPYRQTLIPDYETVQIAATAAGAYGLVISGAGPTLLALTDNNTAEAVMAAIATVWKPSDLSVQVKKVGIDRQGAIVEINA, encoded by the coding sequence GTGGGTTTGACTGTTACAGTGAGTGTTCCGGCTACAACGGCAAATTTGGGACCAGGATTTGATTGCCTGGGAGCCGCTCTTTCCCTCGGCAACCAGTTCAAATTTTCACCGCTTCCATCCGGTTCAGAGAATTTACGAATCAGGGTCAGTGGGCTAGAGGCAAAGCGAGTCAAAACAGATGCCAGCAACCTCGTTTATCAAGCATTTCTAAAGCTATACGATCGCCTTAATCAAATCCCCCCTGCCGTCCAGATTGAAATTCAGTTGGGGGTTCCCCTGGCACGGGGACTCGGCAGTTCTGCAACGGCGATCGTCGGTGGGCTGGTCGGAGCAAACGCCCTGGCAGATTCCCCACTGACCCAGGATGAATTGATGCGGATGGCGATCGCGATCGAAGGTCATCCCGATAATGTAGTACCAGCATTACTGGGTGGCTGCCAGCTAGCGGCAACAGGAACAGATACCGACTGGGAAATCTGCCCCATTCCCTGGCACGAAAGCCTCATTCCAATTGTCGCCATCCCCAATTTTGAACTGCCAACCCAGACCGCTCGACAAGTCCTACCAAGCAGCTACAGTCGGGCAGATGCGATTTTCAACACAGCGCATTTGGGCTTGCTGCTGCGGGGGCTGGAGACTGGAAAAGGAAACTGGCTCAGAGCAGCCCTCCAGGATCGAATTCACCAACCCTATCGGCAGACTTTGATTCCAGACTATGAAACCGTGCAAATAGCGGCAACCGCCGCCGGAGCCTATGGCTTAGTGATTAGCGGTGCAGGCCCAACGCTGCTCGCACTTACGGATAACAACACCGCCGAAGCCGTCATGGCAGCGATCGCCACCGTTTGGAAACCTTCAGACCTCTCTGTTCAGGTCAAAAAGGTAGGCATTGACCGGCAGGGAGCGATCGTGGAGATCAATGCTTAA
- the thyD gene encoding thylakoid membrane protein ThyD has translation MKIAITGATGFVGSRLVERLQAEGHQAIALTRSPVRAQRILPKSAFPNLEIVAYTPTESGDWQQVIAGCDGVVNLAGEPISERWTAEHKQKILSSRRLGTQKIVEAIAQANPKPSVLVSSSAIGYYGTSETTTFDETSPSGNDFLAQVCQEWEAEAEKVKAFGVRLVILRTGIVLGMGGALAKMLPPFKLFAGGPIGTGRQWFSWIHREDLVNLILQALTQPGMEGTFNATAPNPVRMAEFCSTMGDVLHRPSWLPVPGFALEALLGDGAQVVLEGQQVLPKRTQSTGFQYQYATVKQALEEVLGSGG, from the coding sequence ATGAAAATAGCGATTACAGGGGCAACGGGATTTGTGGGCAGCCGTTTGGTAGAGCGGTTGCAGGCGGAGGGACACCAGGCGATCGCCCTCACCCGCAGTCCTGTCCGAGCACAGCGCATCTTACCCAAATCTGCCTTCCCCAACCTCGAAATTGTGGCGTATACTCCAACAGAATCGGGGGACTGGCAGCAGGTAATTGCAGGTTGCGATGGAGTCGTAAACTTAGCGGGGGAACCGATTTCGGAACGGTGGACAGCGGAGCATAAACAAAAGATTCTAAGCAGTCGTAGGTTGGGGACACAGAAGATTGTGGAGGCGATCGCTCAGGCAAACCCGAAACCATCGGTGTTGGTTAGTTCATCGGCGATCGGCTATTACGGGACCAGCGAAACCACTACCTTCGATGAAACCAGTCCCTCTGGTAACGATTTTTTGGCTCAGGTCTGCCAGGAATGGGAAGCGGAGGCAGAAAAGGTCAAGGCATTTGGTGTCAGGTTGGTGATTTTGCGAACCGGGATTGTGTTGGGAATGGGAGGAGCGCTCGCAAAGATGCTGCCTCCCTTCAAGTTGTTTGCGGGGGGGCCGATCGGCACTGGCAGACAATGGTTTTCCTGGATTCATCGAGAAGACCTGGTTAATTTAATTCTGCAAGCCCTGACTCAACCCGGCATGGAGGGCACCTTTAATGCCACTGCCCCCAATCCAGTTCGGATGGCTGAATTTTGCTCCACGATGGGAGACGTACTACACCGTCCTTCCTGGCTGCCCGTCCCTGGTTTTGCCCTGGAAGCCTTACTGGGAGATGGTGCCCAGGTTGTGTTAGAAGGTCAGCAGGTGCTTCCAAAGCGCACTCAGTCAACCGGGTTTCAATATCAGTATGCGACGGTGAAGCAAGCGCTGGAAGAGGTTTTGGGAAGTGGAGGCTAG
- a CDS encoding diacylglycerol/polyprenol kinase family protein: protein MISLSSWFLDPPLWLQLAIAGAWLGLVGLTAEILHRNKAAGPETVRKVVHIGAGNVILIAWWLGIPAWVGIGVSIVASIITFLSYYLPILPSISGIGRKSLGTFFYAVSIGVLVGWFWTIEQPQFAALGILVMTWGDGLACIVGQRFGTHPYKIWDMQKSWEGSLAMFLVSFVVSGLILLGVYGNLWQIWLISCIVALFATGLEAFSKFGIDNLTVPLGSAALSFAFSQFLLAG from the coding sequence TTGATTTCCCTGTCGTCCTGGTTCCTTGATCCCCCCCTCTGGTTGCAGCTTGCGATCGCTGGAGCCTGGCTAGGTCTGGTTGGACTGACAGCGGAAATTCTCCACCGGAATAAAGCTGCCGGACCAGAAACGGTGCGCAAGGTGGTGCATATTGGTGCCGGCAATGTGATTTTAATCGCCTGGTGGTTGGGTATTCCCGCCTGGGTCGGGATTGGAGTGTCGATCGTTGCCAGTATCATTACATTCCTCTCCTACTATCTGCCGATCCTGCCAAGCATTAGCGGCATTGGTCGAAAAAGCCTGGGAACCTTTTTCTATGCGGTCAGCATTGGGGTTTTGGTTGGTTGGTTTTGGACGATCGAACAACCCCAGTTTGCGGCTTTAGGCATCCTGGTCATGACCTGGGGGGATGGGCTGGCGTGCATTGTGGGTCAGCGGTTTGGCACCCATCCCTACAAAATCTGGGACATGCAAAAAAGTTGGGAAGGTTCCCTGGCGATGTTTCTCGTCAGCTTCGTGGTCAGCGGCTTAATTTTGTTGGGTGTCTACGGTAACCTGTGGCAAATTTGGCTGATTTCCTGCATTGTTGCGCTCTTTGCCACCGGGTTAGAAGCATTTTCAAAATTTGGCATCGACAATTTAACCGTTCCCCTAGGCAGCGCTGCCTTAAGCTTTGCATTCAGCCAGTTTTTGCTCGCAGGCTGA